GCCGCGTCCGCCGCATTTCGATCCGGCGTCCGCGCGATCTCCTGCGCGCTCACCGCGTCGCCCGTGTGCGCCGCGTTCTTGCGGATGAGCGTCTGCGCCGCGGCCGAGGCCCGATCCGGGTCCGCCTCGATCTCGACCACGATCTCCTGCTTGGCCTCCTCGGTCGACAGCGCGACGTCGACCTCCTCGACCACGCCCGCCGCGACGCGCACGTTCTGCACCCGCTGCGCCTTGTAGAGCTGATAAAAGACGCGCAGCTCGTACGTGCCCGGCGCGAGCTCCAGCCGATATCGACCGTCGAAATCCGCGATCACCTTCTTGTTCGTCCCGACGACCGAGACTTGCGCGTCGATGATGGGCTCTTTCGTCTTCGCGTCCGTGACGACGCCCCAGACGACGCCCTTCCCGGCGGGCGCAGCGCGGGCCGGGTCCTCCTCGCCGAGGAGCGCCTCGTCCGCGGCCTCCTGCGAGAGCACGAGCGCCGGATGGAGGAGCGTGAACGCCGAGGCAAGGGTAACGATGATGTTTCGCATGGGGGAGTCAGCCGCCGAGCTTCTCGGTCAAGATTGCAATGCCTTTGGCCCCGCCCCTCTTCGCGATATCCATCACCTCGACGGTGATCCCGTACGGCGCGTCGTCCGCCGCGTCGAAGTAGAGGAGCTTGTCGGCGCGCGCCGCGAAGATCCGCGAGAGCCGATCCCGGAGCTCGGCCCGCGAGACCTCGGTCTGGTTGATGCGGATCGTGCCCTTCTCGTCCACCCGGAGCACCACGGGTTTGTCCGCGTCCGGAGGAGGCGGCTCGTTCTTCGCGTCCTCGTCCTTCTTCGGCAGGTTCAGCCATAGCTGCTTGTTCAAGAGCGGCGTCACCACCATGAAGATGATGAGCAGCACGAGCACCACGTCGACGAGCGGCGTGACGTTCATCGTCGGCGCGATCGCGCCCTTTTTCCCGCCCGAGGAGACGTCCATCGCCATGGCTAGCTCTCCTCTCCCTTGCCTTTTTGGCTCACGCTGAGCGCGACGCCCGTGTATCCGGCGCGCTGACACGCGGCGAACGCGTCGCGCATCCTCGCGTATTGCACCGTCGCGTCTCCCTTCAGCACGACCCGCCGATCCGGCTCGGTCCCATGCATCGCCGAGAGCCGCGCCTCGAGCGCCGCCACGTCCGGGAGGGCCTCCTTTTCGAGAAAGAGGCTGCCCCGCGCGGTGAGCGTCACGGTGATCGGATCGAGCTTCGATTTGTTCTCGTCCGGCTGCACCACGCTCGGCAGCTCCACGCGCTCGCCGTGCTCGAGCTCCGGCGCGATCACCATGAAGATGATGAGCAGCACCAAAACCACGTCGACGAGCGGCGTGATGTTGATGTCCGGCTCAGGCAGCTTCTTCGAAGATCCGCTCTTCACTCGCGCGCCCATGCTGGTTCTCCATGTCGTCGAGCAATTCACCCGCGCTCCGCTCGAGCGCCGCCTCGACGGCCGTGATCTTGCCCGTCAGGTAATTGAAGAAGAGCACCGACGGGATGGCCACCGAGAGGCCGAGCGCCGTCTCGATGAGCGCCTCCGAGATGCCCGCGCTCACCGCGCCGAGCCCGCCCGAGCCCGTAGCCGCGATGCCCTGGAACGCCGAGATGATGCCGACGACCGTGCCGAGCAAACCGACGAACGGCGCGACCGATCCGACCGAGGCGAGCACCGAGAGCCCGCGCCGCAAATCGGCCGAGAGCGCCTCCCGCCGCCGCTCGACCTCGCGCCGCGCGAGCTCGACGGGCGTGAGATTGCCGGATGCCTCGCTCTCGGCCCGCAAGAATCGCCGCATCGCCGAGGAGACGAGCCGCGCGAGCGCCGAGAGCCGATATCGGTCCGAGACGCGGAGCAGCTCCTCCGTATCCCAGGCGTCGAGCAAAGGCTCGGCCTCCTTCACGAAAGCCCGGGTCTCGGCGTTCATGCGCGCGAGCGCGATCATCCGCTCGACCACGACCGCGATGGTCGCGACCGCCATGAGCACGAGCACGAAGGCGATGAGCCTCGAGACGAGGCCCATGCTCGCCCAGATGTGCGCGAGATCGAATTGCATGGTGTGGCTCCTTGTCGGAACAGCAAATGCCCGACGAACTCAGGTCTTGATCTTGAAATTGAACCTTGCGTTCTGGTACGTCGCGACGGGGCGGCCCTCGACCATGGCCGGCTTGAAGCGCCACGTCTTCACGGTCGCGATCACGTGCGCCGCGAGCCGCGGATCCCCTCGCACGACGGTGACGTTCGAGACGTCACCCGATTCTGTCACGACAAACCGTACGATGACCGTGCCCTCGACGCCCTGGCCCTTCAGGTCCTCGGGATACGGTGGCTGCGGCTTCGATATCGGCGACGGCGGCGTGCCGTCCTCGCCGAGGACGATGGGACCCGCCGCTCTGGGAGGAGGAGGCGGCGGCGGCGGCGGCGGTGGCGGTGGAGGAGGCGCCACCGCCGCCGCGGTCCCCATTCCCCCGGGCGTCCCACCCGAGCCCTCCCCCGAGCCCTCTCCATAATCGTCGTCGCTCGCCTTCGCTTTGCTCGGATCTGCCTCCTTCGGCATCTCCGTCGGCATTTCGACCGGCGCGGCGATCGGCCTGTGTTTTGGCCCGGGCGGCGCCGGCGGCTTCGGCGCCGCGTCCGCGGGCGGCGGCGGAGGAGGCGGCGGCTTCGGCGGCTCCACGGTGGGCGTGAGCTCGACGGCGACGACCTCCTCTTCTTCTTCCACGGCGGGCGCGCTCGATTTCATCGTCGCCCCGACGACGCCGACCGCCGTGCAGATGGCGATCGCCGCCGCATATCCGATGAGAAGCCTCCTGCCGCGCCCGGGATCGGTCTCCCCGACGCTCCACGCCTCGAAGCCCATTGCCGTCTTTCCTCGGCCCCCACCTTGACGATCGTTCGTGACAACCTCGTGAACGTCGCGAAACGATCACGTGCGCGTCGTATGACGCTCCTTCAATCGGGGTGCGAGCCGGGCATGTCGGGGTCGCCGCCGAATCGATAGCCGATCCCCCGCACCGTCTGCACGTAGTCGCCGGCCGGCCCGAGTTTGTCGCGGAGCCTCTTCACGTGCGTGTCCACCGTGCGCGTCGTGATCTCGACGTCCATCCCCCACACCCCCTCGAGCAGCGCGCCGCGCGTCTGGACGCGCTCGCGATTCTCGTAGAGGGCGACGAGGAGCTTGAATTCGAGCAAGGTGAGCTCGACCTCGGCGCCGTCGACCCATACCCGGTGCGCCTCGTCGTCGATACGCAGCCGGCCGAACTGAAGGACCCGGCGCTCGCCGGTCTTCGCCTTCGCGCGCCGCAGGATCGCCTGCACCCGGAGCAAGAGCTCGCGGACGCTGAACGGCTTCACCACGTAATCGACGGCCCCGAGCTCGAAGCCGACGACCCGGTCGACCTCGTCGCCGCGCGCCGACACGATGACCACGGGCATATCGCGCGTCTCCTCGCTCTGCTGCAAGCGAAGGCAGACCTCGGTGCCTTGCAGGTCGGGGAGCATCAGGTCGAGCAGGATGACGTCCGGGCGCCGCTCGCGCGCGAGCCGGAGCCCCTCCTCGCCGCGCGGCGCGAGCAGGACCTCGTGCCCCGCCTGCCGGAAATTGTAATCGAGCACCTTGAGGAGCGCGGGCTCGTCCTCGATGACCAGGATACGTGCCATCGAGCCCGCTTGTACTCCCCTCCTGTTACGCGCCGATGAAGCCCGTGTTGCAGGTCGGCGGGGAATTCCGCGCTTCGTTACGATTGCGTGAATACGACGTGTCGAGACGTCTTCAGCGAGGAGCTTTGGCGCGCAGGGCGGCGCGCAAGGTGGCGAGCTCGCGGCGGAGCGGGCCGATGAAATCGGCGCTGATGGTCCGCTTCTGCCCCTTCATCGCGCGCGCGGTGTGCCACTTGCTGAGCGCGAGCCGCGACGCCGCCCGGATGAACGCGCGCCCCTCGGCGCCGCGCCCGTCGAACGTGCACTTGATGCGGCCGACGGGCGAACACACGAGCTCGAGCTCGTCCTGGCTCA
This DNA window, taken from Polyangium spumosum, encodes the following:
- a CDS encoding biopolymer transporter ExbD → MKSGSSKKLPEPDINITPLVDVVLVLLIIFMVIAPELEHGERVELPSVVQPDENKSKLDPITVTLTARGSLFLEKEALPDVAALEARLSAMHGTEPDRRVVLKGDATVQYARMRDAFAACQRAGYTGVALSVSQKGKGEES
- a CDS encoding ExbD/TolR family protein; this encodes MAMDVSSGGKKGAIAPTMNVTPLVDVVLVLLIIFMVVTPLLNKQLWLNLPKKDEDAKNEPPPPDADKPVVLRVDEKGTIRINQTEVSRAELRDRLSRIFAARADKLLYFDAADDAPYGITVEVMDIAKRGGAKGIAILTEKLGG
- a CDS encoding response regulator, encoding MARILVIEDEPALLKVLDYNFRQAGHEVLLAPRGEEGLRLARERRPDVILLDLMLPDLQGTEVCLRLQQSEETRDMPVVIVSARGDEVDRVVGFELGAVDYVVKPFSVRELLLRVQAILRRAKAKTGERRVLQFGRLRIDDEAHRVWVDGAEVELTLLEFKLLVALYENRERVQTRGALLEGVWGMDVEITTRTVDTHVKRLRDKLGPAGDYVQTVRGIGYRFGGDPDMPGSHPD
- a CDS encoding MotA/TolQ/ExbB proton channel family protein, giving the protein MQFDLAHIWASMGLVSRLIAFVLVLMAVATIAVVVERMIALARMNAETRAFVKEAEPLLDAWDTEELLRVSDRYRLSALARLVSSAMRRFLRAESEASGNLTPVELARREVERRREALSADLRRGLSVLASVGSVAPFVGLLGTVVGIISAFQGIAATGSGGLGAVSAGISEALIETALGLSVAIPSVLFFNYLTGKITAVEAALERSAGELLDDMENQHGRASEERIFEEAA
- a CDS encoding energy transducer TonB, coding for MGFEAWSVGETDPGRGRRLLIGYAAAIAICTAVGVVGATMKSSAPAVEEEEEVVAVELTPTVEPPKPPPPPPPPADAAPKPPAPPGPKHRPIAAPVEMPTEMPKEADPSKAKASDDDYGEGSGEGSGGTPGGMGTAAAVAPPPPPPPPPPPPPPPRAAGPIVLGEDGTPPSPISKPQPPYPEDLKGQGVEGTVIVRFVVTESGDVSNVTVVRGDPRLAAHVIATVKTWRFKPAMVEGRPVATYQNARFNFKIKT